CCCTGGTGCTGAGCCTGCCGAGACTGCTTCCGCCGGGAACGCTGCGGTTCGCCCGCGGCCTGCCCGCGGTGGTGGGCATGCGCGGCATCTTCGCCGGTGCCTTCTTCGGCGCGCAGTCGTTCGTTCCCCTGATGCTCATCGAACACCGCGGCCTGTCGGCCACCCTTGCCGGCCTCACGCTCACGGTCGGGTCGTTCGGCTGGACCGCGGGCTCGTGGTGGCAGAGCCGGCCGTCACTGCGCACCACCCGGCCACGCCTGGTGCAGAACGGCGCGGTGTTCCTCACCCTGGGGATCGGGGTGTGGCTGCTCACCGTGTTGCCGGTCGTCCCGGCATGGCTGGCCGCACTCGGCTGTGTGCTCGGTGGTCTCGGCATGGGGCTGGCCACGGCCAGCCTTTCGGTGCTGCTGCTCGGCTGCTCCCGGCCGGAAGAACACGGCGCCGCCGGTGCGGCCGCACAGGTCTCCGACTCGTTCGGGAGCGTCGCGCTGGTCGGACTCGGCGGTGTCATCTTCGCCGGCCTGCACGGACAGGCGTCAGCAGGAGTGGTCTACAGCAGCATCTATCTCGTCATGATCCTGGTCGCGGCGGCGGGGATCGTGTTGGGGCGACGGGTACGTGCGGACGCGAACACCGGCCCCGCGACGGTCGGCGACTGAGCCCCACGGCCGGCGGCCACCGGCGGAAACTGTCCCACCGTCGGCTTCGGTCGAACTCTTCGGCGGGCGGTCGTCCGCTGAAACTGTGAACCACCCCCCTCCGGATGACGAGTAGGGCTGTCAGCCCCGGACGCCCGTGCGATCGTGGGAGTTCCGGGGGGTTGCCGATGAGGCTGAAAACGGCGGTGCAGTTGGCCGCGGCGGCTATCGCGGTGTCCCTGATCCCGGCTGCCTCCAGCCAGCCGTACAACAGTTTCGCCGCCGCCGAGGGCAGCCAGTCGGCGGCCAACGGTCAACGAACGGCGATCACCACCGTCGAGCCGCCAGGGAGTTCCACGGCAGCGCCCCCGCCGTCGGAGTTCGGCATCCCGGGGGTGGTGCTGCAGGCGTACCGCGCGGCCGCCGTGCGGCTCGCCGGGGCGGCGCCGGGGTGCCGGCTGACCTGGCAGATGCTGGCCGGCGTCGGCAAGGTGGAGACCGACCACGCCCGCAACGGCGCGGTCGACAGCGCGGGTACGACACTGCGGCCGATCCTCGGCCCGGTGCTGAACGGCCGCAACTACGTCGCGGTCGCCGACACGGACCGCGGCCGGCTGGACGGCAACGTCATCTGGGACCGCGCGGTCGGCCCGATGCAGTTCATCCCGGCGTCGTGGTCGCGGTACCGCGCCGACGGGAACGGCGACGGCGTGTTCGACATCAACAACGTGTACGACGCGTCGCTGGCCACCGGCAACTACCTCTGCACCGGCCGGCGGGACCTGTCCAACCGAATGGAGCTGGCCACCGCGCTCTACAGCTACAACAACTCCACGCAGTACGTCCAGAAGGTCCTGTCCTGGATCGACGCGTACACGGCCGGCCGGTCGGCACCGCTGCCCGGCACCGACCAGAGCCCGCTGGCCGGTGCGCAGCTGCCGGCGCCCACGTCGGCGCCCGTTCCCGATCCCACGCCCGCGCCCACCTCGACGGCGCCGGCACCTGTTCCCGTCGTTCCGGGCCAGCTGCCCGGGCCGGCGCCCACCGCCGCCCCCACGACGGCGCCGGGCCAGACGTATCCCTATCCGTATCCCTACGGGTATCCGAACTATCCGGCTTACCCGGGCTATCCGGCCTATCCCGGCAGCCCGTATCCGTACCCCTACCCGTATCCATACCCCCCGGTGCCCGGCCAGACGTATCCGCCGGCACCCGGGCAGCCGGGCCAGCCGACGGTGCCCGCGCCCGCCCCGACCGTGCCGGCGCCCGCCCCCACCTCGACGGCGAATCCACGCCCGACCGCCACGTCGGATCCGCCGTCCACCCCTCGCCCCACTGCCACCGCGACCAGACGGCCTACTGCCAAGCCCACCGCGACCGCGAGGCCGAGCCCGCGGCCGACCGCGCGACCGAGCCGAACCCCCAGCCGAGCACCGAGCGCCACGCCGCGACCGACCGCAAAGCCCAAGCCGAAGCCGACCGCGACCACGAAGCCCAAGCCGACCCCGAAGCCGACCGCGACCTCGAAGCCGACCGCGACCCCGAGACCGAGCCGCCGGCCGACGCACACCCCGTCACCGACTCCGACGCATTCGGCCAGCCCGACACCGGTCCCGACGCCGGCACCCAGCTGTGCGCCGGACGGAAGTCCCACCCCGACCCCGACTGTCTCCCGGAACACCGCATCGCCCTCGCCGACAGCGACACCACGACCGACCCGACGACCGACTCCGCGACCGACCCCGCGTCCCACCGCCACGCCCGGTCCCGCGCACCCGACCGCGACGCCGAGATCGACCCCGAAGCCGACGCCGAAACCGACCCCGACGCGTGCCTGTCCGGTCAGGGAGTCCGCGCGCGGACCTCGTTGACGATCTTCTGCAGCGTCTTCCTGTCCTCCGGCGCGCCGGTCAGGCGTACCGCCACGTGCTGGTCGGCCGGACCGCCGCGGGTCGCGGCGAAGACGTGGCTCATCGCCACCGACACCTGGAGCTCGGCACCGGTGCCCACCGACCA
This Actinopolymorpha cephalotaxi DNA region includes the following protein-coding sequences:
- a CDS encoding lytic transglycosylase domain-containing protein — protein: MRLKTAVQLAAAAIAVSLIPAASSQPYNSFAAAEGSQSAANGQRTAITTVEPPGSSTAAPPPSEFGIPGVVLQAYRAAAVRLAGAAPGCRLTWQMLAGVGKVETDHARNGAVDSAGTTLRPILGPVLNGRNYVAVADTDRGRLDGNVIWDRAVGPMQFIPASWSRYRADGNGDGVFDINNVYDASLATGNYLCTGRRDLSNRMELATALYSYNNSTQYVQKVLSWIDAYTAGRSAPLPGTDQSPLAGAQLPAPTSAPVPDPTPAPTSTAPAPVPVVPGQLPGPAPTAAPTTAPGQTYPYPYPYGYPNYPAYPGYPAYPGSPYPYPYPYPYPPVPGQTYPPAPGQPGQPTVPAPAPTVPAPAPTSTANPRPTATSDPPSTPRPTATATRRPTAKPTATARPSPRPTARPSRTPSRAPSATPRPTAKPKPKPTATTKPKPTPKPTATSKPTATPRPSRRPTHTPSPTPTHSASPTPVPTPAPSCAPDGSPTPTPTVSRNTASPSPTATPRPTRRPTPRPTPRPTATPGPAHPTATPRSTPKPTPKPTPTRACPVRESARGPR